A section of the Equus caballus isolate H_3958 breed thoroughbred chromosome 21, TB-T2T, whole genome shotgun sequence genome encodes:
- the SLC5A5 gene encoding sodium/iodide cotransporter, translated as MAAVEAGAPAVFGAWDYGVFALMLLVSTGIGLWVGLAGGGQRSAEDFFTGGRRLAALPVGLSLSASFMSAVQVLGVPAEAYRYGLKFLWMCLGQLLNSLLTAAFFLPVFYRLGLTSTYQYLELRFSRAVRLCGTLQYLLATMLYTGIVIYAPALILNQVTGLDIWASLLSTGAICTFYTTVGGMKAVIWTDVFQVVVMLAGFWVVLARGTVLMGGPRHLLQLAQNHSRVNLMDFNLDPRSRYTFWTFVVGGTLVWLSMYGVNQAQVQRYVACRTEKQAKLALLINQLGLFLIVCSAASCGIVMFTFYIDCDPLLTGRISAPDQYMPLLVLDIFKDLPGVPGLFLACAYSGTLSTASTSINAMAAVTVEDLIKPRLPSLAPQRLVLISKGLSLIYGSACLTVAALSSLLGGGVLQGSFTVMGVVSGPLLGTFILGMLLPACNTRGVLSGLAAGLALSLWVAVGAALYPPSAQSMGVLTSSAAGCAEPPANVSGLLGPLLAANASGGAPSPGMDPGRPALADSFYAISYLYYGALGTLSTVLCGALVSCLTGPTKRSALGPGLLWWDLTRQTASVAPKEEVATLDDTLVKGAEELPPGAKRPPDFLPTDEDHLLFLEQKEGNGAGSWTPGSEHDGGGDLRETDL; from the exons ATGGCCGCCGTCGAGGCCGGGGCGCCGGCCGTGTTCGGAGCCTGGGACTACGGCGTCTTCGCGCTCATGCTGCTGGTGTCCACGGGCATCGGGCTGTGGGTCGGGCTGGCGGGGGGCGGGCAGCGCAGCGCCGAGGACTTCTTCACTGGCGGCCGGCGCCTGGCGGCCCTGCCCGTCGGCCTCTCGCTGTCGGCCAGCTTCATGTCGGCCGTGCAGGTGCTGGGCGTGCCGGCCGAGGCCTACCGCTACGGCCTCAAGTTCCTCTGGATGTGTCTGGGCCAGCTGCTCAACTCCCTGCTCACCGCCGCCTTCTTCCTGCCCGTCTTCTACCGCCTGGGCCTCACCAGCACCTACCAG TACCTGGAGCTGCGCTTCAGCCGCGCCGTGCGGCTCTGCGGGACCCTGCAGTACCTGCTGGCCACA ATGCTGTACACCGGCATCGTGATCTACGCCCCCGCGCTCATCCTCAACCAAG TGACTGGGCTGGACATCTGGGCGTCGCTCCTGTCCACCGGAGCCATCTGCACCTTCTACACGACTGTG GGCGGCATGAAGGCTGTGATCTGGACTGACGTGTTCCAGGTCGTGGTGATGCTGGCTGGCTTCTGGGTTGTCCTGGCCCGTGGGACTGTGCTCATGGGCGGCCCCAGGCACTTGCTCCAGCTGGCCCAGAACCACTCCCGGGTCAACCTGATGGA CTTCAACCTGGACCCACGGAGTCGCTACACATTCTGGACTTTTGTGGTGGGCGGCACATTGGTGTGGCTCTCAATGTACGGTGTGAACCAAGCACAGGTGCAGCGCTATGTGGCCTGCCGCACAGAGAAGCAGGCCAAGCT GGCCCTGCTCATCAACCAGCTGGGCTTGTTCCTGATCGTGTGCAGCGCTGCTAGCTGTGGTATCGTCATGTTCACATTCTATATTGACTGTGACCCTCTCCTCACAGGGCGCATCTCTGCCCCGGACCAG taCATGCCCCTGCTGGTGCTGGACATCTTCAAGGACCTGCCTGGGGTGCCGGGGCTCTTCCTGGCCTGTGCCTACAGCGGCACCCTCAG CACCGCCTCCACGAGCATCAACGCCATGGCTGCCGTCACCGTGGAGGACCTCATTAAACCTCGGCTGCCGAGCCTGGCGCCCCAGAGACTCGTACTCATCTCCAAGGGGCTCT CACTCATCTACGGCTCAGCCTGCCTCACCGTGGCGGCTCTGTCCTCGCTGCTGGGGGGCGGCGTCCTCCAG ggctccTTCACCGTCATGGGAGTCGTCAGCGGCCCCCTCCTCGGAACCTTCATCCTGGGAATGCTCCTCCCCGCCTGCAACACGCGG ggcGTGCTCAGCGGGCTGGCCGCGGGCCTGGCGCTGTCGCTGTGGGTGGCGGTGGGCGCCGCCCTCTACCCGCCCAGCGCGCAGTCCATGGGGGTCCTGACGTCATCGGCCGCCGGCTGCGCTGAGCCCCCCGCCAACGTCTCCGGCCTCCTGGGCCCGCTCCTCGCCGCCAACGCCTCCGGCGGGGCCCCCAG ccccggaATGGACCCTGGTCGACCTGCCTTAGCTGACAGTTTCTACGCCATTTCCTATCTTTATTATGGTGCCCTGGGCACGCTGAGCACTGTGCTATGTGGAGCCCTCGTCAGCTGCCTGACAG GCCCCACCAAGCGCAGTGCCCTGGGTCCTGGACTGCTGTGGTGGGACCTCACACGGCAGACGGCATCGGTGGCCCCCAAGGAAGAAGTGGCCACCCTGGACGACACTTTGGTGAAG GGTGCTGAGGAACTGCCACCTGGAGCCAAGAGGCCTCCTGACTTCCTGCCTACTGATGAGGACCATCTGCTCTTCCTCGAGCAGAAGGAGGGGAATGGAGCTGGCTCCTGGACCCCTGGCAGTGAACATGATGGTGGTGGTGACCTGCGGGAAACTGACCTCTGA